A genomic window from Ascaphus truei isolate aAscTru1 chromosome 1, aAscTru1.hap1, whole genome shotgun sequence includes:
- the LOC142502108 gene encoding uncharacterized protein LOC142502108 — MYAKIESERLLYIRLHQKQLRVDQYIHLRDAVGNDGNVGNIGKMYILPATFTGSPRHMHEYAQDAMAYVRAYGQPDFYITFTYNPAWPEIKQELEDGQAHSDRHDLIARVFRQKLITLIHIITKSYIFGQTRCWMYSIEWQKRGLPHAHILIWLKEKIHSIDIDNIISAELPSPEEDPILFAIVTKNMIHGPCGNINIHAPCMKDGKCTKKFPKPFIADTQTGDDGYPQYRRRGPTDGGYKANITI, encoded by the coding sequence ATGTATGCTAAAATTGAAAGTGAGCGTCTTCTATACATACGTTTACATCAAAAACAACTTCGCGTTGATCAATACATACATCTCAGGGATGCTGTTGGCAACGATGGTAACGTTGGTAACATAGGCAAAATGTACATTCTACCAGCAACATTCACAGGAAGTCCTCGACACATGCACGAATATGCTCAAGACGCTATGGCATATGTTCGAGCATATGGACAACCAGACTTTTATATTACATTTACATATAATCCAGCTTGGCCAGAAATAAAACAAGAACTTGAGGATGGACAGGCACACAGCGATCGACACGACTTAATCGCCAGAGTATTTCGCCAAAAACTAATCACATTAATTCACATCATCACTAAGAGTTATATCTTTGGACAAACACGATGCTGGATGTACTCAATAGAGTGGCAGAAAAGAGGTCTTCCACATGCTCATATTCTTATATGGCTCAAAGAAAAGATACATTCCATAGACATTGATAACATTATCTCAGCAGAGTTGCCTAGTCCAGAAGAAGACCCAATACTATTTGCAATAGTCACAAAAAATATGATTCATGGCCCATGTGGAAACATTAATATTCATGCACCATGTATGAAAGACGGGAAATGCACAAAAAAATTCCCTAAACCATTCATTGCAGACACACAAACTGGAGATGATGGATATCCTCAATATCGAAGACGCGGTCCCACAGACGGTGGATACAAGGCCAACATTACTATTTGA